One window from the genome of Andrena cerasifolii isolate SP2316 chromosome 3, iyAndCera1_principal, whole genome shotgun sequence encodes:
- the LOC143366741 gene encoding transmembrane 7 superfamily member 3, which yields MSRGLIREPLIILLLAANCLAVQKSPKTESLDDGSVLKVALSNVQSGDAFIQQINIAPSSNVTFNVTNVSSDASFIIAQVHAYEYNVTLSYDRDHLHKVSNRSVFGSNIGLFVKPGTLITTQLFLKNDNVHHVDALLVVIPYTANAPIPGGCNMEFNTEIAPYAKVSVRDAMVIVDVQPSSVPLNGNSTCEKNPVQHDMYQLYLTSQEFDRDSYFTAIINMLTVDDIVQNGRQVSNADVFSQMRRFFSAYTGTGSVYVTVASYGGYSAAYVPTFSYACSPLVDPESCQVLSAVFPKLVCAGCFFLGALAVFKGNALYPGDMAVPILFTSTMISYAVTVAISQETESSANIAIALGLGLIFTLLWGACYKGLQVVAITLFSLTLGFFISSVVYFQSPDSFTMLESDWIFWTLFIAIGTVSSFVFALLSVVTPAIACAIFSSYMMVLPIDYYAGSSLKYIIINVVRRVTVSDFNQAVIYPPTQTKDVCLIVLWVLLALYRFLNQWITGITIPSPMRFVTDTTPLIG from the exons ATGGCAGTGTATTGAAGGTGGCTTTATCTAATGTTCAAAGCGGCGATGCATTCATCCAACAGATAAACATTGCCCCCAGTAGTAACGTAACATTTAACGTAACAAACGTCTCTTCCGATGCCTCGTTCATTATCGCACAAGTTCACGCATATGAATACAATGTCACTCTGTCATACGATAGAGACCATCTCCATAAAGTTTCAAACAGAAGTGTGTTCGGATCAAACATCGGCCTCTTTGTTAAGCCGGGTACGCTAATAACGACGCAGTTGTTTTTGAAAAACGATAACGTCCACCATGTTGACGCCCTGCTCGTTGTTATTCCATATACTGCTAATG CACCCATACCGGGTGGATGCAACATGGAGTTCAATACCGAAATCGCGCCGTACGCGAAGGTGTCCGTACGAGATGCGATGGTAATAGTCGACGTTCAGCCATCTTCTGTGCCATTGAACGGCAACTCAACCTGTGAGAAAAATCCAGTGCAACACGATATGTATCAGTTGTATTTAACATCGCAGGAGTTCGATCGTGACAGCTACTTCACGGCCATCATAAATATGTTGACCGTGGATGATATCGTGCAGAACGGCCGACAG GTATCGAACGCCGACGTGTTCTCGCAGATGAGACGATTCTTCAGCGCATACACCGGCACTGGATCGGTTTATGTGACGGTCGCCAGTTACGGAGGCTACTCCGCAGCTTATGTGCCGACTTTCTCGTATGCCTGCAGCCCCTTGGTCGACCCAGAGTCGTGTCAAGTTCTAA GTGCGGTCTTCCCGAAACTGGTTTGCGCTGGTTGCTTCTTCCTTGGTGCCCTCGCGGTCTTCAAAGGGAACGCGCTTTACCCGGGCGACATGGCAGTGCCCATTCTGTTCACTTCGACCATGATCAGTTACGCCGTCACGGTCGCCATCAGCCAGGAAACCGAATCGTCCG CCAACATAGCGATCGCTCTGGGACTGGGCCTGATTTTCACGCTGCTATGGGGGGCTTGCTATAAAGGCCTCCAGGTCGTCGCCATAACATTATTCAGTCTCACCCTAGGATTCTTCATCTCGAGCGTGGTCTACTTCCAGTCTCCAG ATAGCTTCACAATGCTCGAAAGTGACTGGATCTTCTGGACACTGTTCATTGCTATCGGTACCGTTTCATCGTTCGTGTTCGCATTATTATCTGTTGTTACACCAGCCATTGCGTGTGCCATATTCTCGTCCTACATGATGGTCCTGCCGATCGACTATTACGCTGGGTCGTCTCTGAAATACATCATTATAAATGTGGTTAGGAGGGTTACCGTCAGTGACTTCAATCAGGCTGTCATCTACCCACCGACTCAAACCAAAG ACGTATGTTTAATCGTTCTCTGGGTATTACTGGCATTGTACCGTTTCCTGAATCAGTGGATCACAGGAATAACGATACCGTCCCCGATGCGGTTCGTGACGGATACGACGCCTCTGATCGGATAG